The following proteins are co-located in the Pedobacter sp. FW305-3-2-15-E-R2A2 genome:
- a CDS encoding beta-1,6-N-acetylglucosaminyltransferase: MALYFHCETFAVDMRIAHLILTYTNPQQTERMIRNLYHENFDFYIHVDKKFDINPHLFFKTLPNVYFINNRVDVKWAGFSTVIATFECIQEIVSTGITYGFINFLSGQDYPLKPASAIHEFFENRVDKEYLSYRDIKNDWKEGLIRMENYFLSGYHFPGKHRLEKVINKMLPRRELPYKLHPYGKSMFWMLSPEVALYVVNKVEGDKKLRQFFSFTWASDEFVFQTIILNSRYKDKVINNNYRYIDWSAGGANPKVLNETDFEHLKKTEMLFARKFDMVNHSEILNLIDNNLLQHGTHN; encoded by the coding sequence TTGGCACTATATTTTCATTGCGAAACATTTGCTGTAGACATGCGTATTGCCCATCTGATCTTAACTTATACCAATCCCCAACAAACCGAAAGAATGATCAGGAACTTATATCATGAAAATTTTGATTTTTACATTCATGTAGATAAAAAATTCGATATCAATCCTCATCTTTTTTTTAAAACATTACCTAACGTCTATTTCATCAATAACAGAGTTGACGTAAAATGGGCCGGCTTTAGTACGGTTATTGCTACTTTTGAGTGCATACAAGAAATTGTGTCCACTGGAATCACCTATGGATTTATTAATTTTTTAAGTGGACAGGATTATCCGCTCAAGCCTGCATCGGCCATTCATGAATTCTTTGAAAATAGGGTAGACAAAGAGTACCTTAGCTATCGCGATATTAAAAATGACTGGAAAGAAGGCTTAATCCGTATGGAGAATTATTTCCTGTCGGGCTATCACTTTCCTGGAAAACACAGACTGGAAAAAGTGATCAACAAAATGCTTCCCAGAAGGGAATTACCTTATAAATTACACCCATACGGGAAATCAATGTTTTGGATGCTCAGTCCGGAAGTAGCCCTGTATGTGGTAAACAAAGTAGAAGGAGATAAAAAACTTAGACAATTCTTTTCTTTTACCTGGGCTAGTGATGAATTTGTTTTTCAGACCATCATACTCAATTCGAGGTATAAAGACAAGGTGATTAATAACAACTACAGGTATATCGACTGGTCTGCCGGAGGAGCAAACCCTAAAGTACTGAACGAGACAGATTTTGAACATTTAAAGAAAACAGAAATGTTGTTTGCGAGGAAATTTGACATGGTCAACCATTCTGAAATTTTAAATTTAATCGACAACAACTTATTACAACATGGCACACATAATTAA
- a CDS encoding FdtA/QdtA family cupin domain-containing protein, producing MAHIINIQTFKDSRGILTVLDQVVPFEIKRLFYIYAVDDTDRGGHRHHETHQAAICIKGSCKITNNNGKTTEIFDLDSPEKCIFLLPEDWHVMHDFSEDAILLVLASTAFDPKDYIYEPYATT from the coding sequence ATGGCACACATAATTAACATTCAAACATTTAAGGACAGCAGAGGCATTCTTACCGTATTAGACCAGGTGGTTCCATTTGAGATCAAAAGGTTATTTTATATCTACGCAGTTGATGATACGGACCGCGGGGGTCACAGACATCACGAAACCCATCAGGCTGCGATTTGTATTAAAGGTTCTTGCAAAATCACGAACAATAATGGCAAAACAACGGAAATATTCGATCTTGATAGTCCTGAAAAATGCATCTTCTTATTGCCTGAAGATTGGCATGTTATGCATGATTTCTCTGAAGACGCGATCTTACTTGTACTAGCTTCCACCGCATTTGATCCTAAAGATTATATCTATGAGCCTTATGCTACCACATAA